AGGGGCCTGAAGCTCGAGCAGGCTATAGGGAATATTCACCGCCAGGAGCATGTGTCCCATGCCGAACTGGCCTTCTTCGCTGACGTCCACCAGCGCCAGTTCATTGCCGTCGCCCAGCATGGCTTTCAGCTGGGCCGCGGATACGGATCGTGGTTTTTCGCGTTCGACAGGGGAAGCGGACATGCCGGAATATTCCTCGATGGTCATTGTTCGGCCTGGATGTGGGAAGCCTTGATGGCCTTGGCCCACATGGCTTGTTGGTCCTGCAGATAACGAGCGAAGTCCGCAGGCGTCCCGCCCGCCGGCTCGACGCCGATCTGGGACAGGGATTCCCGGACGTCGGGTTCACGCAGGATGTCGTCGACGGCGTTATTGAGCGCGCGGACGATGGCGTCGGGCGTCCCCTTGGGAGCCATCAATCCGTACCAGGAGGGCGCGTCGAAATCGTCCAGGCCGGCCTCCTTGAATGTCGGGACATCGGGCAGCTCCTTGAGCCTGTGCCCGCCCGACACCGCGATCGCGCGCAACTTGCCGGCCTTGATCATCGGGACGACGGACGAGGCCGTGTTGAATATCATCTGGACCTGCCCGCCGATCAGGTCGGTGACCATCTGCGAGCTGCCGCGATACGGTATGTGCGCCATGTCCAGGCCCGTGCGCAGCTTGAACATCTCGCCCGCCAGGTGCACGGAAGTGCCGACGCCGCCCGACGCGAAATTGATCTTGCCGGGATGCTTGCGCACGTAGTCCATCAGCGAGGCCAGGTCGGACGCCGGAAACTGCAGCGAGGTGATCAGGATCACCGGCGTATCGCCGATGTGCGCCACCGGTACGAGATCGCGCAGCGGGGCATACGGCAGGTTGGGCATCAGCGATGGATTGATCGACAACGTGACCTGGCCCAGCAGCAGCTTCTGGCCGTCCGGCGCGGCTCGTATGACGTATTCGTTGGCCGGGTTGGTGGAACCACCCGGCTTGTTCTCGACGACGAAGGTCTGGTTGAACCTGGCGCCGAGCCTGGCGCTGATCAAGCGCGCGACGCTGTCGCTGCCGCCGCCGGCGCTGAACGGGACGACGACGGTGACGGGGCCGGTCGGGTAGGTGCCCGCGACGGCCGCGCCGTGCGCGGACATCACGATGGGTATGGCCGCCAGCAAGGCAGCCAGGATTTGCCGGGACAGGCGTTGCACGATAGTCATCCTCCACGTTTCGAGACTTCGGTCCCTTGTGATTGTCCGCGGCATCCTAGCACCGGCATAATGGTTTTAAATAATATGCATTTATGAAATAAAATCAGTGAAACTTATATGTGGGTGGAGACGATGAACATTCAACAGCTGCGGTATATCTGCGAGGTGTCCAGGCACGCGCTCAAGATATCCAAGGCGGCGGAGGTCCTGCATACCTCGCAGCCCAACATCAGCACCCAGATCAAGCTCCTGGAAGACGAACTGGGCCTGACGATCTTCCAGCGGCAGCGCCGGCGCCTGGTGGGCGTGACGCCCGACGGGCAGAAAGTCATCGAGCGTGCGCAACGCATCCTGACCGAGGTCAACGAGATCAAGGCGATCGGCGGGGAGCAGCAGCTGGACAGCAGCGGCACGCTGGTCATCGCCGCCAGCCATACGCAGGCCAGGTTCAGGCTGCCGGCCGTGCTGCAGCGATTTCGCGAGGGCTATCCTGATGTACATATCAGCATCCGCCCGGAGAGCGGCCGCGCCATACAGGACGCGCTGGTGGCGGGGTCCGCGGACATCGGCATACTGAGCCAGTGCAACGATGGCGGCGCCGACCTGGTGTATATCCCGTTCCAGACCTACCAGCGCATCCTGCTGGTGAACACCGGCCATCCGCTGCTGCGCAAAAGAAAGGTCAGCCTCCAGGACATCGTGCAGCATCCGATCGTGCTGTATGAGCCTTCGCAGACCGCCGAAACCTTGATGCGCACGCTGGCGCAGCTTCCGCCGCCCGGGCCGGCGCTGCTCAGGGCCACCAATGCCGACGTGGTCAAGGCCTACGTCGAGCATGGGCTGGGCGTGGCGGTGGTGCCCGACCTGGTGTTCGACGCGCGACGGGATCCGGGGCTGAAGGCCATCGCGGTGAGCCACATTTTTCCATCCAGCACGACGTACGTGGCGGTCAGCCGCAAGCACCATCTGCGGCGATATGCCTATTCGTTCATGGAAACGCTGGCGCCGCAGGTGACCCGCGACGTGGTGGAGCGCGCGCTGGCCACGCGCCGGTCCCGGCGCTGAACGGCGAGGCCGCCGGCGGCCGGGCCGCCGCCATGCCATGCCGGCTAGCCGGCTGTCGCGACCAGTCTCATGCACGCCGCCAGGCCGCCAGGTTCGCCGAATCGCGACAACTTATCGAACAAGGCACGGGACTGCGCCACGGTGAACCTGTCCTGGACCAGTTCGAAGAACTTGTGCTCCAGGGTTTCCCATCCCATGGGATTCTCGATGCTGCCGAACGCGTGCGTGACCGACTCGCTGAACTCGCGGCCATCGTCATCGACCACCACCAGCCGCGCGGAGGTCCGCGTGGCGTGTGCATCGGGAAAGAGCTCGACGCGGGCGGCCAGGGCCTGCAAGGCGGCGTCGGAAATCCGCGCGTCGCCGAAATCCTTCATGGTGCAGGCGTGCCCGCCCAGTCCCAGGGCGATGCAGAAGCGCAGGCTGAACTTCGCTTCGGTAGGCGTCTGCGCGCTGGCCCGCCCCGCGATCCTGATGGCGAGAGGATGGATGTGGGCCTGGACGCGGCGGATACGTCCGGGCACGATCCGGCTGGATAGCGCCCGGGCCGCGTCGATGGCGCCGTGTGTCAGCTGGCAGGACGCATAGGGCTTGAAACTGTTCCTGCCCACTTCCCATGGCGGCTCGAGCAGGTCCTGGGCCATGTGGTCCAGCGTCAGATCGCGGTCCTGCAGCATGGTCTGCAGCAGGCCGTCGGGTCCATCGAGGATATCGAGCGGTCCCTGCACGGCGGCATCCGCGAGATCCGCCGCCAGCACCGCGTCGGATGCGGCGCGTCCGGCATTCAGCGGCTTCGCCATCGTTCCGAACGAGCGGGTGTATCCGGTCGCCTGCGAGACTGCCAGGGCTATCGCGTGCGCGGCCTTGATGCGATCGAAGCCGCGCGCGTGCGATACCGCGGTGGCCGCGGCGATACGCCCCAGGGTCGGCGTGGCGTGCCAGCCCTGGCGTGTCAGCCGCTCGCCCAGGCCGTGGTTGCCCAGGCGGGTGCCTGCCTGGAAGCCGATCACGAAAGCCGCCAGCAGGCGATCTTCGGGTATGCGTTGGGTTTCTCCCACGGCGAGCAGCGCCGCCCAGACAGGACCGCTGCCATGCAGGATCGAGGGCACATGGGTGTCGTCGAAGTCGAGGATGTGCGACAGCACGCCATTGCCCAGTGCCGCATCCGCCGCGCTCGCCTGGCCGCCGGTCAGGAGCGTGGCCGCGTCCGTATCCTCGACTCGCCCGACTCGCCCGGCTTGCCGCGCCCGCAGTGCTTTTGCCACGGCTGCGGCTTCCGGTTCGCGGGAGGCGCCGATGCCGACAGCGAACCAGTCGACCAGGCATTGCCGGGCCTGGTCCAGCGCCGTGGCCGGGACACGCGCGGGATCGGTATCGGCGGCGAACGATGCGAACTTCTCGATGAGCGTTGTGGGATTCATTGGTTGACCGAAATGCCCGCGCTTTTGATGATGGGTTCCCAGAAATTCCGATAGGCCCTTATGTTGCTGCCGAACTGCTCGGTGGTCGAATAGAGCGGTTCCGCGCCATTCTGGCGCAGGAACGCCTGGAATTCGGGATCGGTGACGATCTTCCGTATCTCGGCGTTCAGCCGTTGCGTGATCTCGGGCGGAAGTCCCGCGGGTCCCAGCACACCGGCCCAGACCGTGACGTCGCCTTGCTTGACGCCCAGGTCCAGCAATGTGGGTACGTCCGGCAGGACAGTGGAGCGCGTCGCGCCGGTGGTTGCCAGCGCGCGCAGTTTGCCGGCGCGGATCAACGGCAGCGCCGACGGCAGCGTGGCGAACATGGCGTCGACGTGTCCGCCCGCGACATCGGCCATGGCGGGGCCGCCGCCCTTGTAATGCACATTGATGATGTTCAGGCCTTCCGATTTACGGAAGACTTCGGCCGTCAGGTGGTTGGTACTGCCGGCGCCGGACGAGGCAAACGCCAGGGTTCCCGGTTTGGCGCGCGCACGCTTCACCAATTGGGCAAAGTCTTCCTGGTTGGACTGCGGCGTGACCAGCACGGCCGGGAAATCGACCACCTGCGCGATGGGGGTGAACGAACGATAGGTGTCGTAGGGCAGGTTGTTGTACAGGACGGGGCAGACGGCGACTTCATTGGCGGTCGCGAACAGCAAGGTGTAGCCGTCGGGCGCCGAGTTCGCCACGTGCGCCGTGCCTATGGTGCCTGAAGCGCCGCCGCGGTTCTCGACGATCACCGTTTGCTTGAGCGCGGCGCCCAGCCTGGTGGCCAGCGGACGAGCGACCAGGTCGGCCAGGCCGCCTGGCGGGAAGGGGACGACCAGCGTGATCGGTTTGGCCGGGTAATCACCCGGGGCGCCCGCAGCGCCTGGCGCCGTTTGCGGGGCCGGGGCGCTGGCGCCGGGGTTCGCGGCGTAGGCACTCGCCGCGAAGGCGCTCGCGCACAGCGTCGATGTGATGGCGCAAGCCAGTTTGACGGCTAGCTTCATGTTGTCTCCACGTCGTTCTTTTGAAATCTGCTGCGTGGAAAAATAGCAAACCAGCTTGCGGAAGGATAATAATTGTTTATTAAGGAATATAGCTGCGCGTTATAAGTCGCAAGGAAGGTGATGTTGCGGCACAGCGCGTGGGGTCAAGAAGATGTGTGAATGCGCCGTACGCGTTTGACGTTGCTGAGTATCTCGTAGGCGATGGTGCCGGCCGCCCTGGCGACGTCCGACACCGGCACCTGCGCGCCCCATAACTCGACGTTGCTGCCGATGCCTGCCTGGGGATGGTCGGTGAGGTCCACGGTCAGCATGT
This genomic interval from Bordetella genomosp. 8 contains the following:
- a CDS encoding Bug family tripartite tricarboxylate transporter substrate binding protein — its product is MTIVQRLSRQILAALLAAIPIVMSAHGAAVAGTYPTGPVTVVVPFSAGGGSDSVARLISARLGARFNQTFVVENKPGGSTNPANEYVIRAAPDGQKLLLGQVTLSINPSLMPNLPYAPLRDLVPVAHIGDTPVILITSLQFPASDLASLMDYVRKHPGKINFASGGVGTSVHLAGEMFKLRTGLDMAHIPYRGSSQMVTDLIGGQVQMIFNTASSVVPMIKAGKLRAIAVSGGHRLKELPDVPTFKEAGLDDFDAPSWYGLMAPKGTPDAIVRALNNAVDDILREPDVRESLSQIGVEPAGGTPADFARYLQDQQAMWAKAIKASHIQAEQ
- a CDS encoding LysR substrate-binding domain-containing protein — protein: MNIQQLRYICEVSRHALKISKAAEVLHTSQPNISTQIKLLEDELGLTIFQRQRRRLVGVTPDGQKVIERAQRILTEVNEIKAIGGEQQLDSSGTLVIAASHTQARFRLPAVLQRFREGYPDVHISIRPESGRAIQDALVAGSADIGILSQCNDGGADLVYIPFQTYQRILLVNTGHPLLRKRKVSLQDIVQHPIVLYEPSQTAETLMRTLAQLPPPGPALLRATNADVVKAYVEHGLGVAVVPDLVFDARRDPGLKAIAVSHIFPSSTTYVAVSRKHHLRRYAYSFMETLAPQVTRDVVERALATRRSRR
- a CDS encoding MmgE/PrpD family protein, whose amino-acid sequence is MNPTTLIEKFASFAADTDPARVPATALDQARQCLVDWFAVGIGASREPEAAAVAKALRARQAGRVGRVEDTDAATLLTGGQASAADAALGNGVLSHILDFDDTHVPSILHGSGPVWAALLAVGETQRIPEDRLLAAFVIGFQAGTRLGNHGLGERLTRQGWHATPTLGRIAAATAVSHARGFDRIKAAHAIALAVSQATGYTRSFGTMAKPLNAGRAASDAVLAADLADAAVQGPLDILDGPDGLLQTMLQDRDLTLDHMAQDLLEPPWEVGRNSFKPYASCQLTHGAIDAARALSSRIVPGRIRRVQAHIHPLAIRIAGRASAQTPTEAKFSLRFCIALGLGGHACTMKDFGDARISDAALQALAARVELFPDAHATRTSARLVVVDDDGREFSESVTHAFGSIENPMGWETLEHKFFELVQDRFTVAQSRALFDKLSRFGEPGGLAACMRLVATAG
- a CDS encoding Bug family tripartite tricarboxylate transporter substrate binding protein; translation: MKLAVKLACAITSTLCASAFAASAYAANPGASAPAPQTAPGAAGAPGDYPAKPITLVVPFPPGGLADLVARPLATRLGAALKQTVIVENRGGASGTIGTAHVANSAPDGYTLLFATANEVAVCPVLYNNLPYDTYRSFTPIAQVVDFPAVLVTPQSNQEDFAQLVKRARAKPGTLAFASSGAGSTNHLTAEVFRKSEGLNIINVHYKGGGPAMADVAGGHVDAMFATLPSALPLIRAGKLRALATTGATRSTVLPDVPTLLDLGVKQGDVTVWAGVLGPAGLPPEITQRLNAEIRKIVTDPEFQAFLRQNGAEPLYSTTEQFGSNIRAYRNFWEPIIKSAGISVNQ